The DNA window CGTagtaactattaagattttaaggtagttttatagccgctcataaaatttagattgcacttgtagcatgctataaaacttcaattgttacttgggatattCATAAAGTCTTATGGggttgtttttattcagtttttgaGAAATGCAATGATGGAAGGTCttaaaaatcgctcaaaaatgTTTCTTTACTTGTGAAACTGACTCAAATTCACATTTTAAaactaacgacgctgaatccctcggGATAAAGACtggacacgtctatcgtttgtttacaatttatctgtcagtgtcattccaatcgagcacgagacctgttaatggccctcgttccagaaggattcgaagcgattttcttcgaaTTGAGGACTCGTGcttgattggaatgacacttacagaaaaataataagaataagatagagatggcgagtttGTATCCacagggattcagcgtctttagttAAAACGAAATACCCTTCAAAAATATCCAATAAGTTGGTAACCTCAATCAAAAATGCTACCATTTCCATTGATTTCCATGGAAAAACTTCAAATCCCTATAAATTTTGTGTCAGAATTTACCGAATTTCCTAATACGCAAATCTACGGAGGACATCGCTGGGAATTATAGTAAAAGATTATTTCTCGAGTAACACATGATTGGTCCGTACTAGCCAATTGCCCAAACAAAATTCCGATAACAAATTGATAACAACGCTGTTCGGCGAGTGATTTATGTAATTTCTATTCAGTTGACTCGTGTGTAACTCGAGAATTTGATGACTCAATCAGTCAAAAACGTGAACAGCTAACATCACCGTTGATAGGACAAGAGCAAATTCTCATCACTTAGTTATCTGTTGCGCGAATTTTGTGGTGTTCAGTATTGCAGTCCTATCAGCGACTCGTCACATGTATCGATGCAACTTTTCACTGCGCTACTTTTGCACTTTATTGACAAAGTGTACAATATCTTGCCATTAAGCTGTCCATCTGACAGAAGAGATTAGATAATAGGACTTTCCTCGCGTCCAACGTCACATGCGGCGGTATCAAAAACTTTTCAAAGATTTCAGTTTCACTCAACTCGGTATACACGTTTATTCGTTAGGTTCACAATCTGGCTGTAATGACTGGTGATAACATAGGTACTTGTTTGAAAATTCAATTGTCTATTATCTGGCTATTGAGAGCTATTCGTTAGGAGAACAATAGATAAGCCTGAAGTATAGGGGAAAATGGTTATACTTGATCTAAAACAACAGGGATATGTTTTCCGTAGGAAAAGTCAAGCTCATAAAAATGAGTCCTGTACCCTATCCTGTCGAACTCTTAATTATTTTAATACTGTGAGATGGCTCCCGACTGAGGTATTAAAAAGTTCCCCTCTTACCGGGATCTGGTTTTTCAGACTCAAATCTATAACAGTGTATTGTAAAACCCCATTTCTGAGTACAAACCGTCTGATCACTAATTGCGATGACACGTTCGATCCCCTCCTCTTCTCCTTTCATCCATCCGTCCTCCCTCCCTTCCGGTTGTATAACCTGAATGCGTAGTACACCTATCGGACGTTACGTGCGCTATTAGTTTCCAGCACCCACCACACCCAGGGGTCACGAGAGATAATCAATTGACTTTCCATTTCACCGATTAGTAACCGCGTTTGATTGGCGTCGTcgtatcgagcgatttgttgtTTGCCGCAGTGGCGAATTAGCATTCGTATATGCAAATTTGCCACGATGAATACGACCCTAAGCCGTGTGGCAGTTTAGCGTAGGTTGATTAGGTCGTCAATTATACATGCATAACTGAATAAACGAAAATTCGCTGCTGTTGGTGACAGTGTTTAGTTGTTGCCAGTGGTAGCATCCTTTTCCTATTTTGATCTAATTTCGTTTTTGAGGTTTTTGGTAGGATGTCGCTTGGGCTAAATTGATTAGGCTGAATTACCACAAtggatctaaatactggtcgcagtggctCGTccctaacaaaaaaatggaacattGCAAGATGTCATCATCTGaataaaaatgctcgaaaaataacAGTTCCGCGAGCtacatggtgttagaatttAAAGGTAATTCGAAGAAAGTTTCTTGTACTGGGAagaatcaaaaatttcaaataaacaagctctctgaactgtcagaaaagttagGTTAGACAGTTTCATGCACATGCACTTCATGTACTTTTTTTCATTGGATGCCAAAGCTTCATATTTATTTTGTCGCGACCTTTTAATTTGTAAAGCTGATGTCGGCCTGATTGAAAATTCCGATTGAAGTCGCAGTTTCTTTTGCCCACGAGatgattttaaaactttcaatcatAGTTCATTCCTTACAAATTAACGATTCGTTGGTTTGattgaatgcataaaaattcAACAAGATATTTAGATATGTGGATGACTTACTGTATAAACTCTACAATCCTTACCATTTTAGGACTCTGGATTTAACGCAGTTAGTATTCGCCGGACTCAATAAGACAGCAAACAAACCCATCTCCACTATGAAAAGCATCATGATGTCGCCACCCACGAGTAGGTGGCGAACAATAACTCTCCTATCTGCAGTATTATTAGCCGGTAAGGACCCTCCCCTTTtctgaaagggggggggggggaactaAAACTATTTGCATCCAATAACACACACTAACTATTTCCTACTATTTCAGTCACCGTTAACGGTCAAACCACGATCGGCGCCAGCGTGGTGATCGATCCGCAGGACCTTACATTAATAATCGATGAAAGTACAGACATTCTGGTGCGCTTTCGAGGTCCGCTAACGCAGAACATCCAGTTTAACTTTTCCTCCGATCACGATCAGTACGTAAAGGTGACGCCTTCGCTGTTCTCGGTCGATGCACCCACTAACGGGTTCATCGACAAGGCAGTCTCCGTAGACCTAGAACCACTATCGCCCGGTCAGTTTGACCTGGTGGGTCACATAATTCCGGCCGGGTTGATTGATGATGCCAAGGCGTTTATCAGGATTACTGTGGCAAATTCCGGCACGCTTGTATACGTGGCCATCGTGATCGGATGGATTTACTTCGTGGCCTGGACAATCTCGTTCTGGCCCCAGATGATCATCAATTTCCGACGAAAGAGCGTGGTGGGACTTTCGTTCGATTTTCTAGCGATGAATCTACTCGGGCATACGTTGTACGCTATCTTCAACTGCTCGCTCTATTGGAACGATCACGTGGAACAGGAATACTTTGATCGAAATCCGCGAGGATTGAACCCTGTCATCGCCAACGATGTAGCGTTTTCGATACATGCTTCATTCGCCACGTTCCTGACGGCGCTGCAGTGCTTTTTCTATGAGGTGAGTTTAGGGCGTCTTTTGATCGTGGttcattaaaaaatatcttCTTTTCAGAGAGGAGAGCAGCGCGTGTCGTACATTGCACAGGGCATTTTGAGCATATTTGCGATAGTGATTATCATCTCTGGAATACTGGTCGGAACAGGACATTGGCATTGGTTGGATTTTTTGTACTGCTTGAGCTACATTAAGCTGTCGATTACGCTCATCAAATACGTACCGCAGGCGGTACTGAACTTCAGGCGGAAGAGTACGGTAGGATGGAGTATTGAAAATATCCTACTTGATTTCACCGGGGGCATGCTGAGTATGCTACAGATGATACTTAATGCATACAATTATGGTAGGATATGCGAATTTGGGTTACCACTTGAACAGATTTTTAGGATGTTCTTTTTCTTTGTAGATGATTGGGCATCAATTTTCGGTGATCGAACGAAGTTTGGTTTGGGGTTATTCTCTGTTCTGTTTGACATTCTTTTCATCATACAACACTACGTGTTGTACAGGTTAGTATATAGATTCATGCTACTCCGATATGCCAAATAATATGGTTTCAGTTCCTCGAGAATCAAATTTCGACCGCACAGAAGCATACTAATCACATATGTTCATTACGTCACACTTTAAAATTTTTACAGACTTCCCAAGAAACCAATCGATACTATCGAGTCTAATCTTCAGTCCCTACTAAAACCTCCTCACGTTGTCCCAACTACTGACAAGGATTAACACCTGGTAGAGCATGGGCAAAACAAatcatacatacgcacacaacATGGTTGCTGCCACTTTGCTCAATCACACAGCCAAACAATACATAAAACACGCCAAGGAACATTGCCAATTTACAACTTACACTAATTAAGTTTCTGCATGACAGTACCTAGAGCCCATTGGTTTCAACATGTCATTAACTTAACTTATTTGCAAACGTGAATACAGGAATCGCACGGAACTCAAAACACTGGAGGAGGATTCTAGCAACAGCGCCGCCGCTGGCAGTAAGTCGAGCCTGCCGTAGTAGTAGGAGTCTCTCGGTTCAGTGACTGTCCCGTCTTAGCCGTTACGTTGCCATACGTTTTAGTCTGGTTGCATCAAGTACAGCTTGCTTGCTTGATACTAACCTAAACGACAAACGCTACGTTGTATCTTTACAACTGATTTACTTCAGGACTGCTTGTAGGTCCGCTGTAGTGCTTCATCGTACAGAGTAGGCTAGGGGATCAGCAAATTCCACTATTTAGTTGCTTTTTAGGTTTTTTGTGGACGATACAAAAGTTCATTACATGGCGACCCTGACAGACTTGCGGTGACGTGAGCGACCGACCCCTTGACAGAGGCTGGTTTCTATGATTTCAGTCGTTtagattttatttgttttttttttatttattgtacaaATAAATATATAACCAATTGTTCGTTTTTGTTTATAGTTTAAATTCGAGataaaaaaagggaaaagtgTTTGCAAGGGTTGTGTTCATATCCGAAATATCCCGTAGTCCTAACGTAGAATTGGATGACAGTattcaatatttaaaaacaaGTTCGAGAAAAGTTTGTAATCCATTGAATGACAAGTGGAATATCTCATCTAATCTTACTGACCACcaagaatcttttttttttctgaaccGCCAGACGAGGTACTATTCATATATTGTGATACGCCTTTTATATTCTCTTACATGTACCATTATATGACCAACCCATTAAGAATAAAATAGGATTTGATCCTGTTATGTTAAATAAATCATATTCTGGTGCTTAAACACTTCGAAGCGAAATACTTCTACTTGGAAATCCGTACACATGAAATCAGGTGTTACTCTGGATTGATTTGACATACGAAAAACGAATTTTATTGGACTTTCTTTGAACTTCCAGCCATCATCTGTCGCACAGTGGGCTGCTCAATCGCATCTTCCAACTTTTTTCGTGCATTGAACTTTATGTGAACATTCGGAACCATTCCAGTTTTTTAAACTTCCGCTTGATAATTCCGCAATATTTTTCGAATGGTcgaattgcaagcagttggagtggaaagaaatttttttgtcgGTAAAACCCACCTCATTTTTGCGGTATCACTGTAACACCTCCCAGCTGTACTGGCAACTTGCCAAATCTGAATGAAAGATAGTACATTTCTACAGGATCTCTTTCTAATACAGCTTCGAGTATGATTTGCTTTGCGTTAAAAAGCTTAATTTTGGATCCGTAGCTGCAAATTCTTTGTCAAATGATTAATTTCTGTGCTTGTGGCAACACTTGTAAGTAGAGGTTTTCCCACTAGTCGGGTTCTTTTTTTGCCCGtcggacccttcttttcagggcagCCTAGGTActtctaccggaatttcggattttcataACACAACAAACTAAtggaaaaacaaaaattaatttcaaatttaccgacttttattctcccACTCCCCACGGCTACTGATGCTGAATGATCTGCTTTCGCTGGCGGATGGTCTCTGCTgcgtccgaccggccgggaacacAACGGCCAAGTTCTCCCAATTTTAGagggctgctccggcagcggtccttaacaattagggaggtgagctttgctcttTTGTTGGATCCTCCCTAGCGTCGGTGGCGAACTATCGTTTattcgccgtaaacgatcccggaagtcaccgcagtaaATTTCCCAGGCGGAACCTTTGTTCGCCTTGCTTCGTTCCCCTTGgtaattaactgtggaggagagcttggctcgtttgACTGATCCTCCACGGTGACAACGGACGATGCTTCGGATCTATGACACATAGCAGGGAACGCGAGTGGCTCCTTCGCGATTAGCGTTCAACTACGGCGATCCTGCACCACACTTGTAACAGGACCACCGCACTTTCGACGGGCTTAATTGGCCGTCTCACAAGCGCACTTCACACTCGGTTACTGTAGTggaaaactgtcccgaaaaaggcGTTTATTCTGGGCGTCTTTCTACTACCGTGCTCCGTCACTATCTACCgttttcacgatggccgccttccgcactcgacaaAAAAAAACCCACCAAATCGCCtggatgcatagctgtcatcgccctTGCAGCATAACCAGCAACCAACTTAACAGCAAAAGGATATGAAACAAAAATTAGCTAACCTATCTAcacgaacaaaaccgttcacaaacgcgaaaatgaacaaaaatttacaactaaatgtgaacggtatcgaacagcggtgagcatacttttttgtaaacaaatacactgtACGGAGAGAGTAAGCACAAagaggtatatttccacccagtgctaaattgttaccttgACGGGTTACACACTGCTCGCATCAATCTAATTCAATTGTCAGATGGATTGATATGCGAGAAAATGTTGATACGATTATaaatcccagtaaagttcagtcgGAAATGAGCCGAAATCTGGGCTGGTTCCTGTTAGTTCCGGCTACAGTTCCACAactgattctaactagaatcggttgtgtcactggagccggagtaCGAGCTAAAGCCAACCAGCATTCAACCAGGTCAGTAGTTCAAATgtatctgttcacatctcttaCTGTTTTCAATTTGGTTGTCAAAGtgtattttgacattcagatacTTTTAGTTGGGAAATAGTTCAACTAGCGCAGCTCCAACTAAACAAACGGCTCAGTTAAACAGTTTTTGATCAGCAAATCGCAACTGTCCTATTCTTTCATTCCACAGCTTACTCTACCGGATCATGGTAGCTCATCATGTCACCTTGTCTTGCTATCTCGTTGTGCTAACTCGAATAAAAGGTTGGCTAGTACGAGCGCTCGCTGGCAGTGCTCATTACTTTACGTACGTTCAAAGCGGTAGCTCAGTTTATTTGAGACATCCAAGCCCATTGTGGCAACGAAGTAGACCTTTTAACTAAAATAGCTATTTTAACGTATGTATCAATGTCCAACAATCGTCAGACTTTGTCGGCACCTGATGACAAAGCTGTCAGGTGTGGCCATTTCATCGCTTCTTCGCCAAGCACATCTGTTAACATCTTTCCTGGaatgtatttttacaatttGTACGAAGTCGGTTATCCAATAATCGGATTTCGTCTTACCTGCCCGGCAGACCCTAAGTGACAGGGCGGCCAAGGTGCTTCTAGTATGAATTTTCGGATTTTtgcatttacaatttttaccgTGTTTAAACTACTAAGGCCCGaattcttcaccctcgcttaacttttaaaccaggttcaccagtacgtttaaacctggcttaagcgttaaGTGAGGGTAAATAAATCGGCACTAAATCTCTTGCGCTGATAGCTACGGCTATCCTGCACCACACTTGTAAccggaccacgggccggcactttcgacgAGCTTAACTGGCCGTCCCACACGCACACTTGCACTGATAGCTTCAAAGTAATGTTGCGGCTGGTGGAAGAACGGTAGAATCCTAATGGCCGCGTTCTTTTGTTTTGTCGATTGCAGTTCAATTCTTAGTGGTTCCTAACGTTTACCTATCTGGGCCAAAACATGCACATATCGAAATCGCACCGTTTTCGGTAACTGGCAGTGTGCAGCACTTTTTGCCGTAGAGAATTGTGTTATATCTAACCCTATGTTACAGATGTAGTACAACAACGTCTACACCTAATAGACTGCATAGAACAAAAATtacatgaaaaaatataaatgagaATATTGACAGCGGCAATAAACAATATGCTCTAATGGGTTAGAAGTTAGCTTTAATTCCCTAGCCCTACGTTACATGAGACTTCGTTATCTTTTGTTTTTACGGCCGTCTAATTCAATGCGCTCAACAAAACTTTCCAGTCAAATATGATTCTCGAGTTCATCATTCATCCAAACCGTCTGTCATTCCGAACCTACTAACACTGTTGTTCTTTTCCAGGAACACACAATACGTCGAGCTACCGGGGGATAACGTCACCGGTCCGGATCCTGGCACTAGTCACCTACCGATCTCGCCCGACCCTATCAGTGAATGTCAAGAACCGCTCAATGTTTAGTGTGTGTATGATAAAGTGAAAATGAAACTCATAGAATATATCGTCCCGAAGCTAATCCGTCGTATGACAAAATATACCGCAAAAGCTTTTAGAAGTGAAAACGCTATTACAAAAGGCTGATACATATAtagtttgttgaaaaaaaaaatttccgtgTAGTGCATGTTTCAACACAATAGTATAATTTAAATTAGTACAAAAAATGTTGAATGTGAATGAGCACTTTTTCATTTAATCCGAACGCAGAATGGTACCCATCAAGTGACTTCCAGAGCATGAGCGTACACTACAATTCAAgagtgctgattcaaatggaccttagtgacaaatgtaaacaaactgagttatttgcagcacagcatgtgattacaacatagctaacgaatac is part of the Topomyia yanbarensis strain Yona2022 chromosome 1, ASM3024719v1, whole genome shotgun sequence genome and encodes:
- the LOC131677369 gene encoding cystinosin homolog isoform X1; the encoded protein is MKSIMMSPPTSRWRTITLLSAVLLAVTVNGQTTIGASVVIDPQDLTLIIDESTDILVRFRGPLTQNIQFNFSSDHDQYVKVTPSLFSVDAPTNGFIDKAVSVDLEPLSPGQFDLVGHIIPAGLIDDAKAFIRITVANSGTLVYVAIVIGWIYFVAWTISFWPQMIINFRRKSVVGLSFDFLAMNLLGHTLYAIFNCSLYWNDHVEQEYFDRNPRGLNPVIANDVAFSIHASFATFLTALQCFFYERGEQRVSYIAQGILSIFAIVIIISGILVGTGHWHWLDFLYCLSYIKLSITLIKYVPQAVLNFRRKSTVGWSIENILLDFTGGMLSMLQMILNAYNYDDWASIFGDRTKFGLGLFSVLFDILFIIQHYVLYRNTQYVELPGDNVTGPDPGTSHLPISPDPISECQEPLNV
- the LOC131677369 gene encoding cystinosin homolog isoform X2, translating into MKSIMMSPPTSRWRTITLLSAVLLAVTVNGQTTIGASVVIDPQDLTLIIDESTDILVRFRGPLTQNIQFNFSSDHDQYVKVTPSLFSVDAPTNGFIDKAVSVDLEPLSPGQFDLVGHIIPAGLIDDAKAFIRITVANSGTLVYVAIVIGWIYFVAWTISFWPQMIINFRRKSVVGLSFDFLAMNLLGHTLYAIFNCSLYWNDHVEQEYFDRNPRGLNPVIANDVAFSIHASFATFLTALQCFFYERGEQRVSYIAQGILSIFAIVIIISGILVGTGHWHWLDFLYCLSYIKLSITLIKYVPQAVLNFRRKSTVGWSIENILLDFTGGMLSMLQMILNAYNYDDWASIFGDRTKFGLGLFSVLFDILFIIQHYVLYRNRTELKTLEEDSSNSAAAGSKSSLP